The proteins below are encoded in one region of Periplaneta americana isolate PAMFEO1 chromosome 11, P.americana_PAMFEO1_priV1, whole genome shotgun sequence:
- the LOC138708925 gene encoding trehalase-like isoform X1 — protein sequence MDLKISLAIFFFCVAASCAESLPPPCDSNIYCYGDLLHTVQMSMLYHDSKTFVDMKMKYPANETLERFQAMMKETGSHPTHLQIERFVNDTFDPPGSEFEDWEPSDWVKEPKFLNRITDADFREWGKQLNGLWKFLGRKMKDDVRENQELYSIIYVPHPVIVPGGRFREFYYWDSYWVVRGLLLSEMYSTVKGMLGNFFSIVENYGLIPNGGRIYYAKRSQPPMLIPMMKSYMDVTHDMDFLKSNIDIMENEFLFWITNHTVKVEKDGRHYTLAIYKDASTGPRPESYREDFESARAFHTDEEKEAYYSELKAAAESGWDFSSRWFIQNATNKGTLLDLKTRSIIPVDLNSFIYWNAKLLEEFYDELKMPEKSVKYRDIANEWLEAVTAVLWHDEIGAWLDYDIINEVKRDYFYPTNIAPLWTGCYKDKETQVGKVMKYLQNKQIMGNLGGIPTTLEHSGEQWDYPNAWPPLQHIMIEGLDNTGDMWAQRLAFELAEKWVRSNYKAFNETGAMYEKYDATIPGGHGGGGEYETQLGFGWTNGVIIDLLDKYGDRLSVQDRFFEPEHSYQTGPRTNVAAAPLSSLGQVLTGILALVATFAAGCIGSRYWWRLRELLVIHYTAAVEEQSISLRMICRLWVSLDMINRPCLQLCCVFIICSGILYFITDYISYNRKCAVH from the exons tAACATCTACTGTTACGGCGATCTTCTGCACACAGTGCAAATGTCAATGCTGTATCATGATTCCAAAACATTTGTTGACATGAAAATGAAGTATCCGGCAAATGAAACATTAGAACGTTTCCAGGCAATGATGAAGGAAACTGGCTCACATCCAACCCATCTCCAGATTGAACGTTTCGTAAATGATACGTTCGATCCACCAGGCAGTGAGTTTGAAGACTGGGAACCATCAGATTGGGTTAAAGAACCAAAATTCCTTAACAGGATCACTGATGCTGATTTTCGTGAATGgggaaaacaattgaatggatTATGGAAGTTTCTTGGAAGGAAAATGAAGGATGACGTGAGAGAAAATCAAGAACtgtattcaattatttatgtgCCTCATCCTGTAATTGTACCAGGCGGTCGTTTCCGCGAGTTTTATTACTGGGATTCTTATTGGGTCGTCCGAGGCCTCTTGTTGTCAGAAATGTATTCTACTGTGAAGGGAATgctaggaaatttcttctccattgttGAGAACTATGGACTGATACCAAACGGGGGAAGGATATATTATGCAAAGCGATCCCAACCACCGATGCTTATCCCCATGATGAAGAGTTATATGGATGTAACACACGACATGGATTTCTTGAAAAGCAACATCGATATAATGGAGAATGAGTTTCTGTTCTGGATCACAAATCACACAGTCAAAGTGGAGAAAGATGGAAGACACTACACTTTAGCGATATATAAGGATGCATCAACAGGACCAAGACCAGAATCTTACAG GGAGGATTTCGAGAGTGCTAGGGCGTTTCACACTGACGAAGAGAAAGAAGCGTATTATTCTGAACTGAAAGCAGCTGCAGAATCAGGCTGGGACTTTTCAAGTCGCTGGTTTATTCAGAATGCCACAAACAAAG gaACACTTCTTGATCTGAAGACTAGGTCTATTATTCCAGTTGATTTAAATTCATTCATCTACTGGAATGCTAAACTTCTGGAAGAATTCTATGATGAACTTAAAATGCCAGAAAAATCGGTAAAATACAGAGATATTGCGAACGAATGGCTTGAAGCCGTAACTGCAGTATTATGGCACGATGAAATTGGTGCATGGTTAGACTATGACATCATAAATGAAGTTAAACGCGATTATTTTTATCCTACAAACATTGCCCCTCTTTGGACGGGTTGTTATAAAGATAAAGAAACTCAAGTTGGAAAAGTAATGAAATATCTGCAAAATAAACAGATAATGGGGAATCTTGGTGGAATTCCAACAACCCTAGAACATTCTGGTGAACAGTGGGACTACCCGAATGCCTGGCCCCCACTGCAGCACATTATGATCGAAGGTCTTGACAATACAGGAGACATGTGGGCTCAAAGACTGGCATTCGAGTTAGCAGAAAAATGGGTGCGGTCCAACTACAAGGCATTTAATGAAACTGGAGCTATGTACGAAAAG tATGATGCAACGATACCTGGTGGTCATGGTGGTGGTGGAGAATATGAAACCCAATTGGGATTTGGTTGGACGAATGGTGTAATAATAGATCTTCTAGATAAATATGGGGACCGACTTTCAGTTCAGGACAGGTTCTTTGAACCAGAACACAGTTATCAGACAGGGCCCAGAACGAATGTAGCAGCAGCCCCACTTTCATCCCTAGGCCAAGTTCTGACGGGGATCCTGGCTCTGGTGGCCACTTTTGCGGCAGGATGTATAGG CTCACGTTACTGGTGGCGTCTTCGTGAACTGTTAGTCATACATTATACAGCCGCCGTAGAAGAACAGTCTATCAGCCTACGTATGATCTGTCGTCTGTGGGTCAGTCTGGATATGATCAATAGGCCTTGTCTGCAGCTGTGTTGCGTGTTTATAATTTGTTCAggcattttatatttcattactgATTACATTAGTTACAATAGAAAATGTGCTGTACATTGA
- the LOC138708925 gene encoding trehalase-like isoform X3 codes for MDLKISLAIFFFCVAASCAESLPPPCDSNIYCYGDLLHTVQMSMLYHDSKTFVDMKMKYPANETLERFQAMMKETGSHPTHLQIERFVNDTFDPPGSEFEDWEPSDWVKEPKFLNRITDADFREWGKQLNGLWKFLGRKMKDDVRENQELYSIIYVPHPVIVPGGRFREFYYWDSYWVVRGLLLSEMYSTVKGMLGNFFSIVENYGLIPNGGRIYYAKRSQPPMLIPMMKSYMDVTHDMDFLKSNIDIMENEFLFWITNHTVKVEKDGRHYTLAIYKDASTGPRPESYREDFESARAFHTDEEKEAYYSELKAAAESGWDFSSRWFIQNATNKGTLLDLKTRSIIPVDLNSFIYWNAKLLEEFYDELKMPEKSVKYRDIANEWLEAVTAVLWHDEIGAWLDYDIINEVKRDYFYPTNIAPLWTGCYKDKETQVGKVMKYLQNKQIMGNLGGIPTTLEHSGEQWDYPNAWPPLQHIMIEGLDNTGDMWAQRLAFELAEKWVRSNYKAFNETGAMYEKYDATIPGGHGGGGEYETQLGFGWTNGVIIDLLDKYGDRLSVQDRFFEPEHSYQTGPRTNVAAAPLSSLGQVLTGILALVATFAAGCIG; via the exons tAACATCTACTGTTACGGCGATCTTCTGCACACAGTGCAAATGTCAATGCTGTATCATGATTCCAAAACATTTGTTGACATGAAAATGAAGTATCCGGCAAATGAAACATTAGAACGTTTCCAGGCAATGATGAAGGAAACTGGCTCACATCCAACCCATCTCCAGATTGAACGTTTCGTAAATGATACGTTCGATCCACCAGGCAGTGAGTTTGAAGACTGGGAACCATCAGATTGGGTTAAAGAACCAAAATTCCTTAACAGGATCACTGATGCTGATTTTCGTGAATGgggaaaacaattgaatggatTATGGAAGTTTCTTGGAAGGAAAATGAAGGATGACGTGAGAGAAAATCAAGAACtgtattcaattatttatgtgCCTCATCCTGTAATTGTACCAGGCGGTCGTTTCCGCGAGTTTTATTACTGGGATTCTTATTGGGTCGTCCGAGGCCTCTTGTTGTCAGAAATGTATTCTACTGTGAAGGGAATgctaggaaatttcttctccattgttGAGAACTATGGACTGATACCAAACGGGGGAAGGATATATTATGCAAAGCGATCCCAACCACCGATGCTTATCCCCATGATGAAGAGTTATATGGATGTAACACACGACATGGATTTCTTGAAAAGCAACATCGATATAATGGAGAATGAGTTTCTGTTCTGGATCACAAATCACACAGTCAAAGTGGAGAAAGATGGAAGACACTACACTTTAGCGATATATAAGGATGCATCAACAGGACCAAGACCAGAATCTTACAG GGAGGATTTCGAGAGTGCTAGGGCGTTTCACACTGACGAAGAGAAAGAAGCGTATTATTCTGAACTGAAAGCAGCTGCAGAATCAGGCTGGGACTTTTCAAGTCGCTGGTTTATTCAGAATGCCACAAACAAAG gaACACTTCTTGATCTGAAGACTAGGTCTATTATTCCAGTTGATTTAAATTCATTCATCTACTGGAATGCTAAACTTCTGGAAGAATTCTATGATGAACTTAAAATGCCAGAAAAATCGGTAAAATACAGAGATATTGCGAACGAATGGCTTGAAGCCGTAACTGCAGTATTATGGCACGATGAAATTGGTGCATGGTTAGACTATGACATCATAAATGAAGTTAAACGCGATTATTTTTATCCTACAAACATTGCCCCTCTTTGGACGGGTTGTTATAAAGATAAAGAAACTCAAGTTGGAAAAGTAATGAAATATCTGCAAAATAAACAGATAATGGGGAATCTTGGTGGAATTCCAACAACCCTAGAACATTCTGGTGAACAGTGGGACTACCCGAATGCCTGGCCCCCACTGCAGCACATTATGATCGAAGGTCTTGACAATACAGGAGACATGTGGGCTCAAAGACTGGCATTCGAGTTAGCAGAAAAATGGGTGCGGTCCAACTACAAGGCATTTAATGAAACTGGAGCTATGTACGAAAAG tATGATGCAACGATACCTGGTGGTCATGGTGGTGGTGGAGAATATGAAACCCAATTGGGATTTGGTTGGACGAATGGTGTAATAATAGATCTTCTAGATAAATATGGGGACCGACTTTCAGTTCAGGACAGGTTCTTTGAACCAGAACACAGTTATCAGACAGGGCCCAGAACGAATGTAGCAGCAGCCCCACTTTCATCCCTAGGCCAAGTTCTGACGGGGATCCTGGCTCTGGTGGCCACTTTTGCGGCAGGATGTATAGGGTGA
- the LOC138708925 gene encoding trehalase-like isoform X2: protein MDLKISLAIFFFCVAASCAESLPPPCDSNIYCYGDLLHTVQMSMLYHDSKTFVDMKMKYPANETLERFQAMMKETGSHPTHLQIERFVNDTFDPPGSEFEDWEPSDWVKEPKFLNRITDADFREWGKQLNGLWKFLGRKMKDDVRENQELYSIIYVPHPVIVPGGRFREFYYWDSYWVVRGLLLSEMYSTVKGMLGNFFSIVENYGLIPNGGRIYYAKRSQPPMLIPMMKSYMDVTHDMDFLKSNIDIMENEFLFWITNHTVKVEKDGRHYTLAIYKDASTGPRPESYREDFESARAFHTDEEKEAYYSELKAAAESGWDFSSRWFIQNATNKGTLLDLKTRSIIPVDLNSFIYWNAKLLEEFYDELKMPEKSVKYRDIANEWLEAVTAVLWHDEIGAWLDYDIINEVKRDYFYPTNIAPLWTGCYKDKETQVGKVMKYLQNKQIMGNLGGIPTTLEHSGEQWDYPNAWPPLQHIMIEGLDNTGDMWAQRLAFELAEKWVRSNYKAFNETGAMYEKYDATIPGGHGGGGEYETQLGFGWTNGVIIDLLDKYGDRLSVQDRFFEPEHSYQTGPRTNVAAAPLSSLGQVLTGILALVATFAAGCIGVIVYKKRTSHRSGKREICPKFCGGYMELKNLTFD from the exons tAACATCTACTGTTACGGCGATCTTCTGCACACAGTGCAAATGTCAATGCTGTATCATGATTCCAAAACATTTGTTGACATGAAAATGAAGTATCCGGCAAATGAAACATTAGAACGTTTCCAGGCAATGATGAAGGAAACTGGCTCACATCCAACCCATCTCCAGATTGAACGTTTCGTAAATGATACGTTCGATCCACCAGGCAGTGAGTTTGAAGACTGGGAACCATCAGATTGGGTTAAAGAACCAAAATTCCTTAACAGGATCACTGATGCTGATTTTCGTGAATGgggaaaacaattgaatggatTATGGAAGTTTCTTGGAAGGAAAATGAAGGATGACGTGAGAGAAAATCAAGAACtgtattcaattatttatgtgCCTCATCCTGTAATTGTACCAGGCGGTCGTTTCCGCGAGTTTTATTACTGGGATTCTTATTGGGTCGTCCGAGGCCTCTTGTTGTCAGAAATGTATTCTACTGTGAAGGGAATgctaggaaatttcttctccattgttGAGAACTATGGACTGATACCAAACGGGGGAAGGATATATTATGCAAAGCGATCCCAACCACCGATGCTTATCCCCATGATGAAGAGTTATATGGATGTAACACACGACATGGATTTCTTGAAAAGCAACATCGATATAATGGAGAATGAGTTTCTGTTCTGGATCACAAATCACACAGTCAAAGTGGAGAAAGATGGAAGACACTACACTTTAGCGATATATAAGGATGCATCAACAGGACCAAGACCAGAATCTTACAG GGAGGATTTCGAGAGTGCTAGGGCGTTTCACACTGACGAAGAGAAAGAAGCGTATTATTCTGAACTGAAAGCAGCTGCAGAATCAGGCTGGGACTTTTCAAGTCGCTGGTTTATTCAGAATGCCACAAACAAAG gaACACTTCTTGATCTGAAGACTAGGTCTATTATTCCAGTTGATTTAAATTCATTCATCTACTGGAATGCTAAACTTCTGGAAGAATTCTATGATGAACTTAAAATGCCAGAAAAATCGGTAAAATACAGAGATATTGCGAACGAATGGCTTGAAGCCGTAACTGCAGTATTATGGCACGATGAAATTGGTGCATGGTTAGACTATGACATCATAAATGAAGTTAAACGCGATTATTTTTATCCTACAAACATTGCCCCTCTTTGGACGGGTTGTTATAAAGATAAAGAAACTCAAGTTGGAAAAGTAATGAAATATCTGCAAAATAAACAGATAATGGGGAATCTTGGTGGAATTCCAACAACCCTAGAACATTCTGGTGAACAGTGGGACTACCCGAATGCCTGGCCCCCACTGCAGCACATTATGATCGAAGGTCTTGACAATACAGGAGACATGTGGGCTCAAAGACTGGCATTCGAGTTAGCAGAAAAATGGGTGCGGTCCAACTACAAGGCATTTAATGAAACTGGAGCTATGTACGAAAAG tATGATGCAACGATACCTGGTGGTCATGGTGGTGGTGGAGAATATGAAACCCAATTGGGATTTGGTTGGACGAATGGTGTAATAATAGATCTTCTAGATAAATATGGGGACCGACTTTCAGTTCAGGACAGGTTCTTTGAACCAGAACACAGTTATCAGACAGGGCCCAGAACGAATGTAGCAGCAGCCCCACTTTCATCCCTAGGCCAAGTTCTGACGGGGATCCTGGCTCTGGTGGCCACTTTTGCGGCAGGATGTATAGG